One genomic segment of Streptomyces niveus includes these proteins:
- a CDS encoding SpoIIE family protein phosphatase produces MTEHPTSHEGRQPVAARSQERTRPRQEASATAVPQPSAPTPAPTPASAQATVPSAAPPLDPVGAARREGDRLRFVGAATRRIARGIDLDEIVLGLCRATVPTFSDAILVYLRDPLPVGDERPISPFVLRLRRTDRLRLTDEDGESTGVTAAVGIQLPESETGRVPVLDPQTDVMPAAQLCEVASGGALSEVLRGVRPVFGDSAAARAALPELLGDEMTVPGGRRAILAPLRGRRRVIGAAVFLRRPDRPAFEPNDLLVAAQLATHTALGIDKAVLYGREAYIADELQRTMLPEGLPQPTGVRLASRYLPAAETARVGGDWYDAIPLPGSRVALVVGDVMGHSMTSAAIMGQLRTTAQTLAGLDLPPQEVLHHLDEQAQRLGTDRMATCLYAVYDPVSHRITIANAGHPPPILLHLGGRAEVLRVPPGAPIGVGGVDFEAVELDAPAGATLLLYTDGLVESRLRDVWTGIEQLRERLAATAQLTGPDHSPPLEALCDDVLDVLGPGDRDDDIALLAARFDGIAPSDVAYWFLEPEDAAPGRARRLARRALSRWGLEELSDSVELLISEVVTNAVRYAERPVTLRLLRTDVLRCEVGDDSPQLPRQRRARDTDEGGRGLFLVNRLARRWGATRLSTGKVVWFEISTRP; encoded by the coding sequence GTGACGGAGCATCCCACCTCCCATGAAGGCCGGCAGCCCGTGGCTGCCCGGTCCCAGGAACGCACCCGGCCGCGGCAGGAGGCGTCCGCCACCGCCGTACCGCAGCCGTCGGCGCCGACACCCGCGCCCACGCCCGCGTCCGCGCAGGCCACCGTGCCCTCGGCGGCTCCCCCGCTGGACCCCGTGGGCGCCGCGCGCCGCGAGGGCGACCGGCTGCGCTTCGTCGGGGCCGCCACCCGCCGTATCGCGCGGGGCATCGACCTGGACGAGATCGTGCTCGGTCTGTGCCGGGCCACCGTCCCGACGTTCTCCGACGCGATACTCGTCTATCTCCGCGACCCGCTGCCCGTCGGCGACGAGCGCCCGATCTCGCCCTTCGTACTGAGGCTGCGCCGTACCGACCGGCTGCGGCTCACCGACGAGGACGGTGAGAGCACCGGTGTCACCGCCGCCGTGGGCATCCAGCTTCCGGAGTCCGAGACCGGCCGGGTGCCGGTCCTGGACCCGCAGACCGATGTGATGCCCGCCGCGCAGCTCTGCGAGGTGGCGTCCGGCGGGGCGCTCTCCGAGGTCCTGCGCGGTGTCCGGCCGGTCTTCGGCGACTCCGCCGCCGCCCGCGCGGCGCTGCCGGAGCTGCTCGGCGACGAGATGACCGTTCCGGGCGGCCGGCGCGCGATCCTGGCCCCGCTGCGCGGTCGGCGGCGTGTCATCGGCGCCGCCGTCTTCCTGCGGAGGCCCGACCGTCCCGCCTTCGAGCCCAACGACCTGCTGGTGGCCGCGCAGCTCGCCACGCACACCGCGCTGGGCATCGACAAGGCGGTGCTGTACGGCCGCGAGGCGTACATCGCGGACGAGCTCCAGCGCACGATGCTGCCGGAGGGCCTGCCGCAGCCGACGGGCGTCCGGCTCGCCTCCCGCTATCTGCCCGCCGCCGAGACCGCGCGCGTCGGCGGCGACTGGTACGACGCGATCCCGCTGCCCGGCAGCCGTGTCGCCCTCGTCGTCGGTGACGTCATGGGCCACTCAATGACGTCCGCCGCGATCATGGGCCAGCTGCGGACGACCGCGCAGACCCTCGCCGGTCTCGACCTGCCGCCGCAGGAGGTCCTGCACCATCTCGACGAGCAGGCGCAGCGGCTCGGCACCGACCGGATGGCCACCTGTCTGTACGCGGTGTACGACCCGGTCTCGCACCGCATCACCATCGCCAACGCCGGCCATCCGCCGCCCATACTGCTCCACCTGGGCGGCCGGGCCGAGGTGCTGCGGGTGCCGCCCGGCGCCCCGATCGGTGTCGGCGGGGTGGACTTCGAGGCCGTCGAACTCGATGCCCCGGCCGGCGCCACGCTGCTCCTCTATACGGACGGTCTCGTGGAGTCCCGGCTGCGGGACGTGTGGACGGGGATCGAGCAGTTGCGGGAGCGTCTCGCCGCGACGGCCCAGCTCACCGGCCCCGACCACTCGCCTCCTTTGGAGGCGCTGTGCGACGACGTGCTGGACGTGCTCGGCCCCGGCGACCGCGACGACGACATCGCGCTGCTGGCCGCCCGGTTCGACGGGATCGCGCCGAGCGATGTCGCGTACTGGTTCCTGGAGCCGGAGGACGCGGCGCCGGGACGGGCCAGGCGGCTCGCGCGGCGGGCGCTCTCGCGGTGGGGCCTGGAGGAGCTGAGCGACTCGGTCGAGCTGCTGATCAGCGAGGTCGTGACCAACGCGGTCCGGTACGCGGAGCGGCCCGTCACCCTGCGGCTGCTCCGTACGGACGTGCTGCGCTGCGAGGTGGGCGACGACTCGCCGCAGCTGCCCCGGCAGCGCCGGGCACGTGACACCGACGAGGGGGGCCGGGGACTGTTCCTGGTCAACCGGCTGGCGAGGCGGTGGGGTGCGACGCGGCTGTCCACCGGCAAGGTCGTCTGGTTCGAGATCTCGACGCGTCCGTAG
- a CDS encoding DUF402 domain-containing protein, which yields MTGADGIRHWDRGERILWRYRDNGSGHVHICRPVTVVQDTDELLAVWMAPGTECVKPVLADGTPVHHEPLATRYTAPRSTARAHWEGTGVLKLARPDEPWSIWLFWEQGWEFRSWYVNLEEPRLRWADGIDSEDHFLDISVYPDRSWLWRDEDEFAEAQRVGLLDAGKALRVREAGSAAVEMIKAWGAPFSEGWEDWRPDPRWPVPELPEGWDRAPEPAKVRTR from the coding sequence ATGACAGGAGCGGACGGCATTCGACACTGGGACCGGGGCGAGCGGATTCTCTGGCGCTACCGGGACAACGGCTCCGGCCATGTCCACATCTGCCGCCCGGTGACCGTCGTCCAGGACACCGACGAGCTGCTGGCCGTGTGGATGGCGCCGGGCACCGAGTGCGTGAAGCCGGTGCTCGCCGACGGCACGCCCGTGCACCACGAACCCCTCGCCACCCGGTACACCGCCCCGCGGAGCACGGCTCGTGCCCACTGGGAGGGCACGGGTGTGCTGAAGCTGGCCAGGCCCGACGAGCCGTGGTCGATCTGGCTGTTCTGGGAACAGGGCTGGGAGTTCCGCAGCTGGTACGTGAACCTGGAGGAGCCGCGCCTGCGTTGGGCGGACGGCATCGACTCCGAGGACCACTTCCTCGACATCTCGGTCTACCCGGACCGCAGCTGGCTGTGGCGGGACGAGGACGAGTTCGCCGAGGCCCAGCGGGTCGGGCTGCTCGACGCGGGCAAGGCGCTGCGTGTGCGGGAGGCCGGGAGTGCGGCGGTCGAAATGATCAAGGCGTGGGGGGCGCCGTTCTCCGAGGGCTGGGAGGACTGGCGGCCCGATCCGCGGTGGCCGGTGCCCGAGCTGCCGGAGGGCTGGGACCGCGCACCCGAACCGGCGAAGGTCCGGACCAGATGA
- a CDS encoding class II fumarate hydratase, translating to MTSYRTEYDSMGEVQVPADAKWRAQTQRAVQNFPVSGRPIERAHIEALARIKAAAATVNAELGVLDGDIAEAVRGAAAEVAEGRWDEHFPVDVFQTGSGTSSNMNANEVIATLATERLGRDVHPNDHVNASQSSNDVFPSSIHIAATAAVTADLIPALAHLAAALERKAEEFADVVKSGRTHLMDATPVTLGQEFGGYAAAVRYGIERLESALPRLAELPLGGTAVGTGINTPPGFAAAVIAEVARATGLPLTEARNHFEAQGSRDGLVETSGQLRTVAVSLTKISNDLRWMASGPRTGLAEINLPDLQPGSSIMPGKVNPVIPEAVLMVAAQVTGNDATVATAGAAGNFELNVMLPVIARNLLESVRLLANVSRLLADRTVDGITANVERARLYAESSPSVVTPLNKYIGYEEAAKVAKRSLAERRTIREVVLESGYVERGDLTLEQLDEALDVLRMTHP from the coding sequence ATGACGAGCTACCGCACCGAGTACGACTCCATGGGCGAGGTCCAGGTCCCCGCGGATGCCAAGTGGCGCGCCCAGACCCAGCGGGCCGTACAGAACTTCCCCGTCTCGGGCCGTCCCATCGAACGCGCCCACATCGAGGCCCTGGCCCGTATCAAGGCCGCCGCCGCCACCGTCAACGCCGAACTCGGCGTGCTGGACGGGGACATCGCCGAGGCGGTGCGCGGCGCGGCGGCCGAGGTCGCGGAGGGCCGCTGGGACGAGCACTTCCCGGTGGACGTCTTCCAGACCGGCTCGGGCACCTCCTCGAACATGAACGCCAACGAGGTCATCGCGACCCTCGCCACCGAGCGCCTGGGCCGCGACGTGCACCCCAACGACCACGTCAACGCCTCGCAGAGCTCGAACGACGTATTCCCCTCCAGCATCCACATCGCCGCCACGGCCGCCGTCACCGCCGATCTGATCCCGGCGCTGGCCCATCTCGCGGCCGCGCTGGAGCGCAAGGCCGAGGAGTTCGCGGACGTCGTGAAGTCCGGCCGTACGCATCTGATGGACGCGACGCCCGTCACGCTGGGCCAGGAGTTCGGCGGTTACGCGGCGGCCGTCCGGTACGGGATCGAGCGGCTGGAGTCGGCTCTCCCCCGACTGGCCGAGCTGCCCCTGGGCGGTACGGCGGTGGGCACCGGCATCAACACCCCGCCCGGCTTCGCGGCCGCCGTCATCGCCGAGGTGGCCCGCGCGACCGGGCTGCCGCTGACGGAGGCCCGCAACCACTTCGAGGCGCAGGGCTCGCGCGACGGGCTCGTGGAGACCTCGGGGCAGCTGCGTACCGTCGCCGTCTCGCTCACGAAGATCTCCAACGATCTGCGCTGGATGGCGTCGGGGCCGCGCACCGGGCTGGCCGAGATCAATCTGCCCGACCTCCAGCCCGGCTCCTCGATCATGCCGGGCAAGGTCAACCCGGTGATCCCGGAGGCCGTCCTGATGGTCGCCGCCCAGGTCACGGGCAACGACGCGACCGTCGCCACCGCGGGCGCGGCGGGGAACTTCGAGCTGAACGTGATGCTGCCGGTGATCGCCAGGAACCTCCTGGAGTCCGTGCGGCTGCTCGCCAACGTCTCCCGGCTCCTCGCGGACCGCACCGTCGACGGCATCACGGCGAACGTGGAGCGGGCGCGGCTCTACGCGGAGTCGTCCCCGTCCGTCGTCACCCCGCTGAACAAGTACATCGGTTACGAGGAGGCGGCCAAGGTCGCCAAGAGGTCGCTGGCGGAGCGGCGCACGATCCGCGAGGTGGTGCTGGAGTCCGGCTATGTCGAGCGCGGCGATCTCACCCTTGAGCAGCTGGACGAGGCGCTGGACGTCCTGCGGATGACGCACCCGTGA